Proteins encoded in a region of the Halobacteriovoraceae bacterium genome:
- a CDS encoding OsmC family protein has translation MKSQKFDFKNTSGEILSGLLETPNTPSKRVALFAHCFTCSKQQLAAARISRNLAKRGFYVLRFDFTGIGNSEGDFSNSNFSSNVDDLIKAYEAVSEKINKPELLIGHSLGGAAVLMASKKLTEIKGVVTIGAPSSMDHFLKHLSKDELEAIEKDGLTQVNLSGRIMTIKNQFIKDLRDNNLLKDLNKTNYSSLIMHSPVDHIVNIDNAEKIYSSLNHPKSFVSLDKADHLVSNYKDAEYIAEMISAWSSRFNTQEEKDFSHHHDVVTISRDKHKFTQDIYSGKHSLVADEPLDIKGEDLGMNPYQLLLSALGACTSMTLRMYADHKKIPLEGIEVQLSHRKDYVSDCESCDQGEQKLDIIHKKITLKGDLTEDQRIKIFNIAHKCPVNRTLLSEIKISEELILPNGN, from the coding sequence ATGAAATCACAAAAGTTTGATTTTAAAAATACTAGCGGTGAAATTTTAAGTGGATTGCTAGAAACTCCAAATACTCCATCAAAAAGAGTGGCCCTTTTTGCACATTGTTTTACATGTTCTAAACAGCAACTTGCAGCTGCAAGAATTTCCAGAAACCTGGCCAAAAGAGGATTTTATGTTTTGAGATTTGATTTTACAGGAATTGGAAATAGCGAAGGTGATTTTTCAAATTCTAATTTTTCTTCAAATGTGGATGATCTTATAAAGGCCTATGAAGCGGTTAGTGAGAAAATTAATAAACCAGAACTTTTGATTGGACATAGTTTAGGCGGGGCCGCAGTTCTCATGGCCTCAAAAAAATTAACAGAAATTAAGGGCGTTGTTACCATTGGGGCTCCTAGTTCTATGGATCATTTCTTAAAACATCTTTCAAAAGATGAACTCGAGGCGATTGAAAAAGATGGGCTAACACAAGTAAATCTCTCTGGAAGGATTATGACAATTAAAAATCAGTTTATCAAAGATTTAAGAGACAATAATTTATTAAAGGATTTAAATAAAACAAACTATTCTTCTCTTATTATGCATTCTCCTGTAGATCATATAGTGAACATTGATAATGCTGAAAAAATATATAGCTCACTTAATCATCCCAAAAGTTTTGTTTCTCTTGATAAGGCAGACCATTTGGTCTCTAACTACAAAGATGCAGAGTATATCGCGGAGATGATTTCAGCATGGTCCAGTCGCTTTAATACCCAAGAAGAGAAAGATTTTTCCCATCACCATGATGTTGTGACAATTTCAAGGGATAAACATAAATTCACTCAGGACATTTATTCTGGCAAACATTCTCTGGTCGCAGATGAGCCTTTAGATATAAAAGGGGAGGATTTGGGGATGAATCCCTATCAACTCTTGCTTTCAGCTTTGGGTGCTTGTACTTCAATGACTTTACGAATGTATGCTGATCATAAAAAAATTCCGTTAGAGGGAATTGAAGTTCAACTTTCACACCGAAAAGACTATGTTTCAGATTGTGAAAGCTGTGATCAAGGAGAACAAAAATTAGATATTATTCATAAAAAAATAACCCTAAAAGGAGATTTAACAGAAGATCAAAGAATTAAGATTTTCAATATTGCTCATAAATGTCCAGTCAACAGGACTTTGCTTAGTGAAATAAAAATTTCTGAAGAGTTGATTCTACCCAATGGAAACTGA
- a CDS encoding GNAT family N-acetyltransferase: protein METERLKIIYPEEKHIADIISFYKENSDFLKQWEPKRPLYFFKELYWRENISKMQNCNHKKFCLRVLLYLKENEQFLGIVNFIQTTQAKSSFRVGYKLGENFQGNGYMLEALSYLIDKIFNDGYDIDKIFGNCLKRNHKSLSLLKRLGFKETDKEVKVEIDGLIQNHIELALFKSLQI, encoded by the coding sequence ATGGAAACTGAAAGATTAAAAATTATATATCCCGAAGAAAAACATATCGCAGATATAATTTCATTTTATAAAGAGAACTCAGATTTTTTAAAACAGTGGGAACCAAAAAGACCACTTTATTTTTTTAAAGAATTATATTGGAGAGAAAACATTTCCAAAATGCAAAATTGCAATCACAAAAAATTTTGTTTGAGAGTTTTACTTTATCTTAAAGAAAATGAACAATTTCTAGGAATCGTCAATTTTATTCAGACCACACAGGCCAAGAGCTCATTCAGAGTCGGTTATAAATTAGGCGAGAATTTTCAGGGAAACGGGTATATGCTTGAAGCACTATCCTATTTAATAGATAAAATATTTAATGATGGATATGATATTGATAAAATCTTTGGAAACTGTTTAAAGCGAAACCATAAGAGTTTATCTTTATTAAAAAGACTTGGATTTAAAGAAACTGACAAAGAAGTAAAAGTTGAAATTGATGGACTTATCCAAAACCATATAGAGTTAGCTCTCTTCAAGTCCCTTCAAATATGA
- a CDS encoding Na/Pi cotransporter family protein, whose protein sequence is MPSNVHYSLFFLGLGLFLYGMNTFEKGLKSISGERFRKFLRNNVNNKYKSIASGAIATAFLQSSSLVSLLVLSFVGTNLINLTEGIGMVLGANLGTTITGWILTVFGFKLKIKEISYIIIGTCSLLLILNKKSKIVENYATAFLGFGLLFSGLDFMKSSIVNVAQSFDISSFAHLGTVSFLFIGLILTAIIQSSSASMAIILSGLSVQIIDFHQAAAMVIGSDLGTTTTVFFGTIGQGTNKKRVAFAHFFFNLVVDTIAFICLPLLIYLGQVIFSSSHELFQLVFLHSFFNFAGILLFIPILEIFSQKLIKSFPDKKVEMSYEFMPKESLLKLPVGEAIVILSKDYDFLRISIVELFYKSIALNNNDSSFFLENLGDHRFIHHYQSLKSLHGNIIQRVVSLEQLELNEKQSLIIKSLLSNCQHLLHALKSYKDIFEDLYIEYEDSQVISILTNLKNEFVNFLNGLSKDFCEGIQFNDEQIQKHESILKSQYETLHFQILKESNKQIISAKNITSILSLSREIYSVEKSYLKGLEES, encoded by the coding sequence ATGCCGTCAAATGTTCACTACTCACTATTTTTTCTTGGCCTTGGTCTATTTCTTTATGGAATGAATACTTTTGAAAAAGGGTTAAAATCAATTTCCGGGGAAAGATTTCGTAAATTTTTAAGAAACAATGTTAATAATAAATACAAATCAATCGCAAGTGGTGCCATTGCAACTGCTTTTTTACAAAGTAGTTCGCTTGTTTCTTTGTTAGTTTTGTCTTTTGTAGGAACAAATCTCATTAATCTAACAGAGGGTATTGGAATGGTTTTAGGTGCAAATCTAGGGACCACGATTACAGGTTGGATTCTAACGGTCTTCGGTTTTAAATTAAAGATTAAAGAGATTAGTTATATTATCATAGGAACTTGTTCGTTACTTCTTATCTTAAATAAGAAGTCAAAAATTGTAGAAAACTATGCGACAGCTTTTTTAGGATTTGGACTCCTTTTTAGTGGGCTAGATTTTATGAAATCTTCCATCGTTAACGTAGCGCAAAGTTTTGATATCTCAAGTTTTGCTCACCTAGGGACGGTAAGCTTTCTTTTTATAGGACTCATTTTAACGGCAATCATTCAATCAAGTTCGGCCTCAATGGCCATAATATTATCTGGTTTAAGCGTTCAGATCATTGATTTTCACCAAGCGGCCGCAATGGTTATAGGTTCTGATCTAGGTACAACTACAACCGTTTTTTTTGGCACGATTGGGCAAGGAACTAATAAAAAACGAGTCGCGTTTGCACATTTCTTTTTTAACCTCGTTGTGGATACAATCGCTTTCATTTGCCTTCCCCTTTTGATTTATCTTGGACAAGTTATATTTTCATCTTCGCATGAGTTATTTCAACTTGTCTTTTTGCATTCATTTTTTAACTTTGCAGGAATTTTACTATTTATTCCTATTTTGGAAATTTTTTCCCAAAAACTTATAAAATCATTTCCAGACAAAAAGGTTGAGATGTCATATGAATTTATGCCAAAAGAATCTTTGTTAAAACTTCCTGTGGGTGAGGCAATTGTCATTTTATCGAAAGATTATGATTTTTTGAGGATTTCAATAGTTGAACTTTTTTATAAGTCTATAGCTCTCAATAACAATGATTCATCTTTCTTTTTAGAAAATTTGGGAGATCATAGATTTATACATCACTATCAGTCCCTAAAATCACTTCATGGAAATATCATTCAAAGAGTCGTTTCTCTTGAGCAACTTGAATTAAATGAAAAGCAATCCTTGATCATTAAAAGTCTTCTTTCAAATTGTCAGCACTTATTACATGCACTAAAATCCTACAAGGATATATTTGAAGATTTGTATATTGAATATGAAGATTCCCAAGTTATTAGTATATTAACTAATTTGAAAAATGAATTTGTTAATTTTCTCAACGGTTTATCAAAAGATTTTTGTGAGGGAATTCAATTTAATGACGAACAAATTCAAAAGCATGAATCCATTCTAAAATCTCAGTATGAAACTTTACATTTTCAAATATTAAAAGAATCAAATAAACAAATAATTAGTGCAAAAAATATCACTTCAATATTATCCTTATCGAGAGAGATTTATTCAGTGGAAAAATCATATTTGAAGGGACTTGAAGAGAGCTAA